One window of the Ureibacillus sp. FSL W7-1570 genome contains the following:
- a CDS encoding methionine ABC transporter ATP-binding protein encodes MIEIQNVTKEYDTKNGTVVGVDNVSLTIREGEIFGIVGYSGAGKSSLLRCINLLERPTKGTIKVDGVDLTKLKGESLRRARLKIGMIFQHFYLISQKTVFENVAFALKAAKVPKDQIKPRVEELLEMVGLSDKKDVYPAQLSGGQKQRVAIARALANNPTVLLCDEATSALDPKTTKSILKLLKKINKELNITIVLITHEMDVVKEICDRMAVMEKGRIIEEGRVYDIFASPKEQLTKEFISSVISYDIPEAILLECTGTIVKVTFKGKVAGEGVISDTLKVHQVDGNFLHGSIEYIQDEPLGIFIMELKGEKQEIEKALRYIENRAAQVEVINYGI; translated from the coding sequence ATGATCGAAATTCAGAATGTAACAAAGGAATATGATACAAAGAATGGCACTGTTGTTGGGGTGGACAATGTATCTTTGACCATACGGGAAGGAGAAATTTTCGGGATCGTCGGTTATTCAGGGGCAGGGAAAAGTTCCTTGCTCCGGTGCATCAATCTGCTGGAACGTCCAACAAAGGGAACGATTAAGGTGGATGGGGTGGATTTGACGAAATTAAAAGGAGAATCATTGCGTCGGGCAAGACTTAAAATTGGCATGATTTTTCAACATTTCTACCTCATCAGCCAAAAAACCGTTTTTGAAAATGTCGCTTTCGCTTTAAAAGCGGCAAAGGTTCCGAAAGATCAAATCAAACCGAGAGTGGAAGAACTGCTGGAAATGGTGGGGTTATCTGATAAAAAGGATGTTTATCCTGCGCAACTCAGTGGCGGCCAAAAACAAAGGGTGGCCATCGCCCGGGCTCTTGCCAATAATCCAACGGTACTGTTATGTGATGAGGCCACTTCTGCCCTCGATCCTAAGACAACCAAATCCATTTTAAAATTGTTGAAAAAAATCAATAAAGAATTGAACATTACAATCGTTTTGATCACCCATGAAATGGACGTTGTAAAAGAAATTTGCGATCGGATGGCGGTCATGGAGAAGGGAAGAATCATTGAAGAGGGCCGCGTTTATGATATTTTCGCAAGTCCGAAAGAGCAACTCACAAAAGAGTTTATCTCCAGCGTTATTTCTTATGATATTCCAGAAGCCATTCTTCTAGAATGCACCGGAACGATCGTGAAAGTGACTTTCAAAGGGAAAGTGGCTGGAGAGGGTGTCATTTCGGATACGCTAAAAGTACACCAAGTAGACGGCAACTTCCTACATGGATCCATTGAATATATTCAAGATGAACCACTGGGCATTTTTATAATGGAGTTAAAAGGGGAAAAACAGGAAATTGAAAAAGCCTTAAGATATATCGAAAACCGTGCCGCTCAAGTGGAGGTGATCAATTATGGAATTTGA
- a CDS encoding methionine ABC transporter permease yields MEFDINHLIELIPEINTAFFQTIYMISISLIVAVVIGLPIGVILYITDKGLFMENGIIHNILGFIVNLIRSIPFLILLVALIPFTNFLVGTTIGPTAASVSLSVAAIPFFARIVESALREIDKGVIEAAIASGATPWMIIWHVLLLESRSGIISGITLTLISLIGFSAMAGTVGGGGIGDLAIRFGYYRYDDTIMITTVLILIILVQVIQFAGDFIAKLVDKRK; encoded by the coding sequence ATGGAATTTGATATTAATCATCTAATCGAGCTGATTCCGGAAATCAATACCGCTTTTTTTCAAACCATCTATATGATTTCCATCTCATTAATTGTAGCTGTAGTGATCGGGTTGCCTATCGGGGTGATTCTTTACATCACGGATAAAGGTTTGTTTATGGAGAATGGGATTATACATAACATTTTAGGTTTTATTGTGAATTTGATCCGTTCGATTCCTTTCCTCATTTTGCTTGTCGCGTTAATTCCATTTACTAATTTTCTTGTTGGGACAACGATTGGACCAACGGCAGCAAGCGTTTCATTATCGGTGGCGGCCATTCCCTTTTTTGCAAGAATTGTAGAAAGTGCATTAAGGGAAATTGATAAAGGGGTCATCGAAGCGGCCATTGCATCTGGAGCAACCCCTTGGATGATCATTTGGCATGTATTATTGTTGGAGTCCCGTTCCGGCATCATATCAGGTATAACCCTTACTTTAATCAGTTTGATTGGATTTTCGGCAATGGCCGGTACTGTCGGTGGAGGCGGTATAGGGGATTTGGCCATCCGCTTTGGTTATTACCGATATGACGATACGATCATGATTACAACTGTGTTGATTTTAATTATTTTGGTTCAAGTAATTCAATTTGCCGGTGATTTTATCGCCAAATTAGTTGATAAAAGAAAATAA
- a CDS encoding MetQ/NlpA family ABC transporter substrate-binding protein, with translation MKKFLATFLVFLVAVLLVACNSNSSEKSKADSTSSESKEIKIGATAGPYSDMVKKAIKPGLEEKGYKVEIVEFSDYIQPNKALNEGSIQANLFQHTIYLENFEKENNMDLTALITVPTAPMGIYSNKYKSLDEVEDGATITIPNDPTNAARAFNTLQDEGLIKIDPNADPLKVSEKDIIENPKNLKFQPLEAGQLPRSVDSADLAAVPGNYALAANMNLLDALALENMLDQYRNVVAVKAEDEDSQLAKDLIEVVQSEEFEKVIDAEFEGFGKPEWMKNR, from the coding sequence GTGAAAAAGTTTTTAGCAACATTTTTAGTCTTTTTAGTTGCGGTACTTCTTGTTGCATGCAACAGTAATTCAAGTGAAAAAAGTAAAGCAGATTCAACTTCATCAGAATCAAAAGAAATTAAAATTGGGGCAACAGCCGGACCATACAGCGATATGGTGAAAAAAGCCATTAAACCAGGTTTGGAAGAAAAAGGGTATAAAGTTGAGATTGTGGAATTCAGCGACTATATCCAACCAAATAAAGCATTAAATGAGGGATCTATTCAAGCAAACTTATTCCAACACACAATTTATCTTGAAAACTTTGAGAAAGAAAACAATATGGATTTGACAGCGTTAATTACGGTTCCAACTGCGCCAATGGGCATTTACTCAAACAAATATAAATCTTTGGATGAAGTGGAAGACGGGGCTACAATCACAATTCCAAACGACCCGACAAATGCTGCCCGCGCATTCAATACACTTCAAGATGAAGGGCTTATTAAAATTGATCCGAATGCAGATCCACTAAAAGTGTCTGAAAAAGACATCATTGAAAATCCGAAAAACTTGAAATTCCAACCATTAGAAGCAGGACAATTGCCACGTTCTGTGGATAGCGCCGATTTGGCAGCTGTACCAGGCAATTATGCGTTGGCAGCCAATATGAACTTGTTGGATGCGTTGGCGTTGGAAAACATGCTTGATCAATACCGCAATGTAGTGGCTGTGAAAGCGGAGGATGAAGATTCCCAACTTGCCAAAGATTTGATTGAAGTTGTTCAATCCGAAGAATTTGAAAAAGTAATTGATGCAGAGTTCGAAGGTTTTGGAAAACCTGAATGGATGAAAAATAGATAA
- a CDS encoding aldo/keto reductase yields MEKVRLGKTNLYVHPVGLGANAVGGHNIHPNLDEAEGKEVVRVAIENGINFIDTAYIYGLGRSEELIGEVIQELGNRSELVIATKVGPKMVNGQRVMDNSPSFLKAEVEKSLRRLKTDYIDLLYIHFPDEHTPKNEAIGALKELKDEGKIRAIGVSNFSLAQLQEANQDSYVDVYQGHYNLIHREAEKELFPYVLEHNIAFIPYFPLASGLLTGKYTKDTEIPEYRKNSQFFQKEVYDQIVEKVERLRPIAQSKNVEVANIVLAWYLAQEAVTAIIPGAKRAEQVLNNLKTADVSLSKEEIQAIDELFKLD; encoded by the coding sequence ATGGAGAAAGTGCGTTTAGGCAAAACCAATCTTTACGTCCATCCGGTCGGCTTAGGAGCAAATGCGGTAGGTGGTCACAATATTCACCCAAATTTGGATGAAGCGGAAGGCAAAGAAGTGGTCCGCGTTGCCATCGAAAATGGCATCAACTTTATCGATACGGCCTACATATATGGATTGGGACGTTCCGAGGAGCTCATCGGTGAAGTCATCCAAGAGCTGGGCAACCGAAGCGAGTTGGTCATTGCAACGAAGGTTGGTCCAAAAATGGTGAATGGTCAAAGGGTTATGGACAATTCCCCTTCTTTTTTGAAGGCGGAAGTGGAAAAAAGCTTGCGCCGCTTAAAAACGGACTACATCGACTTGCTCTATATCCATTTCCCTGATGAACATACGCCAAAAAACGAAGCCATTGGCGCATTGAAGGAATTAAAGGATGAAGGAAAGATTCGGGCCATTGGCGTTTCCAATTTTTCCTTGGCCCAATTGCAGGAAGCCAATCAAGACAGCTATGTGGACGTTTATCAGGGACACTATAACCTGATTCACCGGGAAGCGGAAAAAGAGTTGTTCCCGTATGTTCTTGAGCACAACATCGCCTTTATCCCCTACTTCCCATTAGCTTCGGGGCTGCTTACAGGGAAATACACAAAGGACACGGAAATTCCCGAATACCGGAAAAATTCGCAGTTCTTCCAAAAAGAGGTTTACGATCAAATCGTGGAAAAAGTGGAACGGCTGCGCCCAATCGCCCAATCGAAAAATGTGGAAGTGGCCAATATCGTCCTTGCCTGGTATTTGGCACAGGAAGCCGTGACGGCCATTATTCCAGGGGCAAAGCGGGCTGAGCAGGTGTTGAACAATTTAAAAACAGCCGATGTGTCTTTGAGCAAAGAGGAAATTCAAGCAATTGATGAGTTGTTTAAATTGGATTAA